One Thermococcus sp. MV5 genomic region harbors:
- a CDS encoding PRC-barrel domain-containing protein — MVMRLSKIYGKQIYNTAGYYIGYVDEVLIEIEAGGGKILALGLPGEKVGIPYERVSAIGDIVLIEAKKG; from the coding sequence ATGGTAATGAGATTATCAAAGATTTATGGGAAGCAGATATACAATACCGCCGGATATTACATAGGTTACGTTGATGAAGTGCTTATTGAGATAGAAGCAGGTGGAGGCAAAATCCTTGCTTTAGGTCTCCCTGGAGAAAAAGTTGGGATCCCATATGAAAGAGTATCTGCTATTGGCGATATAGTATTGATAGAAGCAAAGAAAGGTTAG
- a CDS encoding DHH family phosphoesterase, with protein sequence MRVLILGGGTIGRNVAQALKGEFEVIIIEQDEIRAKSLSESGFHVIHGDFSYTASLLKAGIEKVDLVIITTMDITKVKRTIQAIRNNNSEVPILVLLPDEITVDDVISQIKEEFETDVKIDYAISPRVATIKVLVDTVKGLGKKKNATLLSRKLSEIKQKTDSLLIVMHDNPDPDAMASAAALQYIAQNMGLRSTIVYGGEITHHENRAFVNLLGLDMRKVSLGSYEVKRHSAIALVDCQPNGNLSILDDEDLKRIEILIDHHQLLQNLDEKLPKTTFIDIRSDVNSTSSIMAEYLQNLNMEVSNILGTSLFYGIYIDTKKFSKLSTTDLEALEFLTGKVDYEILEKIEYPDISIETAEILAKAILNRKAFKNVVISNVGFITNRDAIPESADFLLRLEGVTTVVVFGIVDDRIEISARTRDVRVNVGRVLKDAFGDIGSGGGHPQSGGARIPLGIFKLAKDKSSLLKLVEEAITEKFLEALNVKEA encoded by the coding sequence ATGAGGGTGTTGATACTGGGTGGGGGAACCATCGGAAGGAATGTTGCTCAGGCCCTAAAGGGCGAATTCGAGGTTATTATAATTGAACAAGATGAAATTCGGGCAAAATCTCTCAGTGAAAGTGGATTTCATGTAATTCATGGTGATTTCTCTTACACTGCCTCACTCTTAAAAGCTGGAATTGAAAAAGTAGACCTTGTGATAATTACTACTATGGACATCACTAAGGTAAAAAGGACAATTCAAGCTATAAGAAATAACAATTCTGAAGTTCCAATACTTGTTCTGCTACCAGATGAGATCACTGTAGATGATGTTATTTCCCAGATAAAGGAAGAGTTCGAAACTGATGTCAAAATTGATTATGCGATTTCTCCAAGGGTAGCCACTATTAAAGTATTAGTCGATACTGTCAAAGGACTTGGAAAAAAGAAAAATGCTACCTTGTTATCTAGAAAGCTCTCAGAAATAAAACAAAAAACTGATTCTCTTTTAATAGTAATGCATGATAATCCGGATCCTGATGCGATGGCGAGTGCCGCTGCTCTTCAGTATATTGCTCAAAACATGGGGCTCAGAAGCACAATAGTTTATGGGGGAGAAATAACCCATCATGAGAATAGAGCGTTTGTAAACCTGCTTGGTTTAGACATGAGAAAGGTTTCTTTAGGGTCTTACGAAGTTAAACGACATTCTGCAATAGCTTTAGTTGATTGTCAGCCTAATGGGAATCTTAGTATCCTAGACGACGAAGATCTGAAGAGAATAGAGATATTGATAGATCATCATCAACTTCTTCAGAACTTAGATGAAAAGCTTCCTAAAACCACTTTTATTGATATACGATCTGATGTTAACTCTACATCTTCTATAATGGCGGAATATCTCCAAAACCTCAACATGGAGGTTAGTAACATCTTGGGGACTAGTTTGTTTTATGGAATATATATAGACACAAAGAAGTTTTCGAAACTTAGTACCACGGACCTTGAGGCGCTTGAGTTTTTGACTGGTAAAGTGGATTATGAGATTTTGGAGAAGATAGAATATCCGGATATCTCGATAGAAACTGCAGAGATATTGGCAAAAGCCATTTTAAACAGAAAAGCCTTTAAGAATGTTGTTATCTCAAATGTGGGCTTCATAACGAATAGAGATGCTATTCCAGAATCTGCTGATTTTTTGCTTAGACTTGAAGGAGTTACTACAGTAGTTGTATTTGGCATAGTGGACGATAGGATTGAAATTTCAGCAAGAACAAGGGACGTTAGGGTGAATGTAGGAAGAGTTTTAAAAGATGCCTTTGGAGATATAGGAAGTGGTGGGGGGCATCCCCAATCTGGAGGAGCTAGAATTCCACTGGGGATCTTTAAACTTGCTAAAGACAAAAGTTCTCTCTTAAAATTAGTAGAAGAAGCAATAACAGAGAAGTTTTTGGAAGCCCTAAATGTAAAGGAGGCCTAA
- a CDS encoding DMT family transporter has protein sequence MNILFGALLALVAAFGWGTSSVLIKVGMKKKSAITVNIIRLYITVLSYLVLFIFTGSYREIVNLSWKLILVAFISGQFGFVVGDYFYFSALRIMGVSRTVPITSSYPLWTILWTWLFLGRQINIQIVLGAFLVFLAIIIVRKGEIEEHLNPKGFIFALLAPISWSIAIVLLDFLSSQVSPISLAGIRLAFAAMGITLFLPKYSTELKEVTKNEIVLLSAAALLGLIIGQYAFVKSVSLVGSQISAPVSAINPIISSALAMALLKEPPNRKIILGLILAVTGVILITTA, from the coding sequence ATGAACATCCTCTTCGGAGCATTGCTGGCATTAGTCGCTGCATTTGGCTGGGGAACTTCATCAGTTCTAATTAAAGTTGGAATGAAAAAGAAGAGCGCCATTACCGTGAATATTATAAGATTATATATAACAGTACTTTCCTATCTAGTTCTATTCATATTTACAGGGAGTTATAGAGAGATAGTCAACCTTTCATGGAAGCTTATTCTAGTAGCATTCATTTCAGGTCAATTTGGATTTGTTGTAGGAGATTACTTCTATTTTAGCGCCCTCAGAATTATGGGAGTTTCACGGACAGTCCCTATAACCTCTTCGTATCCCCTTTGGACAATATTATGGACATGGTTATTCCTTGGAAGGCAAATAAATATTCAGATCGTTCTTGGAGCCTTTCTTGTCTTCCTAGCTATTATCATTGTGAGAAAGGGAGAAATTGAGGAACATTTAAACCCAAAGGGATTTATCTTTGCACTTTTAGCCCCCATATCTTGGAGCATTGCTATAGTGCTGTTAGATTTTCTTTCCTCTCAAGTCTCCCCTATTTCCCTTGCCGGAATCAGACTTGCCTTTGCAGCTATGGGAATTACCCTCTTTCTACCTAAATACTCCACGGAATTAAAAGAAGTCACAAAGAATGAAATAGTCCTTTTATCAGCAGCAGCGCTTTTGGGGCTCATAATAGGTCAATATGCGTTTGTAAAGTCAGTAAGTTTAGTTGGTTCGCAAATATCTGCTCCAGTAAGTGCTATTAATCCAATAATCTCTTCTGCTCTTGCAATGGCACTTCTAAAGGAACCACCAAATAGAAAGATCATCTTAGGATTAATCTTAGCTGTCACAGGTGTTATCCTAATAACGACAGCGTAA
- the topA gene encoding DNA topoisomerase I, giving the protein MTTLIIAEKPNVARKIAYALAERRPIRKSIGKVPYYELTRDGKKIIVAPAVGHLFSLAPKEKTYGYPVFDIHWVPVYVAEKGKSYTKDYIKALKELAKQADEFVVACDYDTEGEVIGYTALKYACGVDPSKAKRMRFSALTKKDLIKAWYNLEPTINFGMADAGIARHILDWYWGVNLSRALSTSLRKTSGKWVVLSTGRVQGPTLKFLVDREREIKNFVPVPYWVIKMILEKNGEQYTATYEKDRIFDENEAKRIVEEAKKGPAFVENVEVEQRQRYPPHPFDLGTLQREAYSAFKYSPKKTLDLAQRLYERAIISYPRTSSQKLPKNLNYKNIIQNLAKIQEYKPHAHELLGKGLLKPVEGKKDDPAHPAIYPTGEIPKAGELTKEEQNLYDLIVRRFLAAFADPAIRESVKVIINSNNHHFILSGSRTIKEGWLKIYGKYVKFDEIVLPKFVKGETVNVLQIKREKKKTKPPARYSPASIIKKMEDLGIGTKATRAQILETLYSRGYIEGKRTIKVTPLGIKVVEALESNVPDIISVELTREFEQKMEEIIQRKLTKEKVIEDSKKTLIKILKEFKNKESEIGGKLLETFLNTQKNNKKTKQKSKNAKELTAEEETHIKQEVEKDEKKKAEIIVGKCPKCGGNLVVRYNRKTGKRFVGCSNWPECNVTYPLLQRGKIIPTGKTCPECGNAPIVKIKERYREYEVCLDMNCNKNRKKKS; this is encoded by the coding sequence ATGACTACACTGATAATTGCAGAGAAGCCCAATGTAGCCAGAAAAATCGCATATGCACTTGCTGAGAGGAGACCTATAAGAAAGAGTATTGGTAAAGTCCCTTACTATGAACTAACTAGAGATGGCAAAAAGATAATAGTTGCTCCTGCTGTTGGGCACCTTTTTTCTCTTGCCCCAAAGGAAAAAACCTACGGATATCCTGTTTTTGATATTCATTGGGTTCCAGTCTATGTGGCAGAAAAAGGGAAAAGTTATACAAAAGATTACATAAAAGCCCTCAAAGAACTTGCTAAACAAGCAGATGAATTCGTAGTAGCGTGTGATTACGACACAGAAGGCGAGGTTATTGGATATACTGCCTTAAAATATGCATGTGGAGTGGACCCATCAAAAGCAAAAAGAATGAGATTTTCTGCCCTTACAAAAAAAGATTTAATTAAAGCATGGTACAACTTGGAGCCCACAATAAACTTTGGAATGGCTGATGCAGGAATAGCACGTCACATTCTTGATTGGTACTGGGGAGTAAATCTCTCAAGGGCCTTGAGTACATCCCTAAGAAAAACTAGTGGGAAGTGGGTAGTCCTCTCTACAGGACGTGTTCAAGGCCCTACCTTAAAATTTTTGGTTGATAGAGAGAGGGAGATAAAAAATTTTGTCCCAGTTCCCTACTGGGTTATAAAAATGATCCTCGAGAAAAACGGAGAGCAGTATACAGCCACCTATGAGAAAGATCGTATTTTTGATGAAAATGAAGCCAAACGAATAGTTGAGGAAGCAAAAAAGGGACCGGCCTTTGTAGAAAATGTAGAAGTTGAACAAAGACAACGTTATCCTCCTCATCCATTTGACCTCGGTACTCTTCAAAGGGAAGCATACTCGGCCTTCAAATATAGCCCCAAAAAAACCTTAGACCTCGCTCAACGCTTGTATGAGCGAGCGATCATCTCATATCCACGTACCAGCTCCCAAAAACTCCCAAAGAACCTAAACTATAAGAACATCATCCAAAACCTCGCAAAGATACAAGAGTATAAACCACATGCCCATGAACTTCTGGGGAAAGGCCTTCTAAAACCAGTGGAAGGTAAAAAAGATGATCCTGCTCATCCTGCTATATACCCCACAGGAGAAATTCCAAAAGCTGGAGAATTGACCAAAGAAGAACAAAACCTTTATGACTTAATTGTTAGGAGATTCTTAGCGGCATTTGCTGATCCGGCCATTAGAGAGAGCGTAAAGGTCATTATAAACTCCAATAATCATCACTTTATTCTCAGCGGTTCAAGAACCATAAAAGAAGGTTGGCTTAAAATATATGGAAAATATGTAAAATTTGATGAAATTGTCCTTCCTAAATTTGTAAAAGGAGAAACTGTAAACGTGCTCCAGATAAAACGAGAAAAAAAGAAGACCAAGCCTCCTGCGAGGTACTCGCCAGCTAGCATCATCAAGAAGATGGAAGATCTGGGAATTGGCACAAAAGCGACTAGGGCCCAGATTTTAGAAACATTATACTCGCGAGGATATATAGAAGGAAAAAGAACTATAAAAGTCACCCCTCTAGGTATTAAAGTTGTTGAAGCCCTTGAAAGCAATGTTCCGGATATAATAAGTGTAGAACTTACCAGAGAATTTGAACAAAAAATGGAAGAAATAATACAAAGAAAATTAACCAAAGAAAAAGTCATAGAAGATTCGAAAAAGACATTGATTAAAATCTTAAAAGAGTTTAAAAATAAAGAAAGCGAAATAGGGGGCAAACTACTTGAAACGTTTCTTAACACCCAGAAAAATAACAAAAAAACCAAACAAAAATCAAAAAATGCAAAGGAGCTAACGGCAGAGGAAGAAACCCACATAAAACAGGAAGTTGAAAAGGATGAAAAAAAGAAGGCTGAGATCATAGTAGGTAAATGCCCCAAATGTGGTGGTAACTTAGTTGTTAGGTACAACAGAAAAACTGGAAAGAGGTTTGTAGGTTGTTCTAATTGGCCAGAGTGTAACGTAACTTACCCTCTTCTCCAAAGAGGAAAAATAATACCAACGGGAAAAACCTGCCCAGAATGTGGAAATGCGCCCATTGTAAAAATTAAGGAACGATACAGAGAATATGAAGTCTGCCTCGACATGAACTGCAATAAAAATCGAAAGAAGAAATCATAA
- a CDS encoding NAD(P)/FAD-dependent oxidoreductase, translating into MKYDVIVVGAGIAGPIVARNVAREGYSVLLVDKKPAIGAPKQCAEGINISIFERYGIPYDKRFINREIYGARIYSPSGYELEMKYKKVSGVILERKVFDKMLAFYAARSGADVLSRTEVEDVIRKNGKIIGVKAKHEGEPVEVYGTIIVAADGVESTIARKAGINTYAPPHEFDSAYEYEMLIDGFDPDLIHLWFGNDVAPRGYVWVFPKDEDRANVGIGINSDNPKTAKYYLDKWLKENNIPSKKLLEINVGVVPVGGFLKELAKENVIVVGDAARQVNPMHGGGMAEAMKAGTIASKWIVKALEEENLELLKNYTTEWWEKDGKRLERVLKIRKAVERLSDEDLDVFIEVLSGTDAEKIAEGNYTEVVKVLLKHPKVLMNARRISLLKELL; encoded by the coding sequence ATGAAATACGATGTGATAGTAGTTGGAGCTGGAATAGCAGGCCCTATTGTGGCCAGAAACGTTGCTAGGGAAGGATATTCTGTTCTCCTCGTAGACAAAAAACCTGCTATAGGAGCACCAAAACAATGTGCAGAGGGGATTAACATTAGCATATTTGAGAGGTATGGTATTCCATATGACAAACGCTTTATTAATAGAGAGATTTATGGGGCAAGAATATATTCTCCAAGTGGGTATGAACTTGAAATGAAGTACAAAAAAGTTAGTGGTGTTATCTTGGAGAGGAAAGTATTCGATAAAATGCTTGCATTTTATGCTGCGAGAAGTGGAGCTGATGTTCTGTCTAGGACTGAAGTGGAGGATGTAATAAGAAAAAATGGTAAAATCATTGGAGTAAAAGCGAAGCATGAAGGGGAACCAGTAGAGGTATATGGAACTATAATAGTAGCAGCAGATGGTGTTGAAAGCACTATAGCAAGAAAAGCAGGTATTAATACTTATGCTCCTCCACATGAATTCGATTCTGCTTATGAATATGAGATGCTCATAGATGGCTTTGATCCTGACTTGATTCATCTCTGGTTTGGGAATGATGTAGCACCTAGGGGATATGTGTGGGTTTTTCCAAAAGATGAAGATCGGGCAAATGTAGGGATAGGAATAAATTCCGATAACCCAAAAACTGCAAAATATTACCTTGATAAATGGCTTAAAGAGAATAACATCCCATCTAAAAAGCTCCTTGAAATTAATGTGGGAGTTGTACCAGTTGGTGGCTTCTTAAAAGAGCTTGCTAAAGAAAATGTAATTGTAGTTGGAGATGCAGCAAGACAAGTAAATCCGATGCATGGAGGAGGCATGGCTGAGGCTATGAAAGCAGGGACCATAGCAAGCAAGTGGATAGTTAAAGCACTTGAGGAGGAAAACCTTGAGCTCCTGAAAAACTATACTACTGAGTGGTGGGAAAAAGATGGAAAAAGACTTGAACGAGTATTAAAAATCAGAAAAGCCGTAGAAAGGCTAAGTGATGAGGATCTAGATGTATTCATTGAAGTACTAAGTGGAACAGATGCTGAGAAAATTGCAGAGGGCAACTATACAGAAGTGGTAAAAGTTCTGCTCAAGCATCCAAAAGTGCTTATGAATGCTCGTAGAATAAGCCTGCTTAAAGAGCTTCTTTGA
- a CDS encoding DUF362 domain-containing protein, translating to MVEKIKITVNEDKCYLCGGCAGVCPSLAIKVSSSKWEFFQDKCISCKICISACPVGALNFEPLEG from the coding sequence ATGGTGGAGAAGATTAAAATCACTGTCAATGAGGATAAGTGCTATCTTTGTGGTGGATGTGCTGGAGTCTGTCCATCACTTGCAATAAAAGTAAGCTCCTCTAAGTGGGAATTCTTTCAGGACAAATGTATATCGTGCAAGATATGCATAAGCGCGTGTCCAGTTGGGGCTTTGAACTTTGAACCGTTGGAGGGATAA
- a CDS encoding ArsR family transcriptional regulator: MFEPDIFYILGNKVRRDLLSHLTCTECYFSLLSSKVNVSSTAVSKHLKIMEREGVLKSYEKEEGFIGPTRKYYSIAVSKTFLVTVTPNIFWYKGLDLETPERFERFEIKLDELEKSPKDLHTMVKAFVDANKKLEQVVEALRTIESYRNTLMRDLKDKYLREVGDMTQLAILHYLLLYDTTTVEELSDVLNLKEREVREKVEELSRVIPLIIKEDTIKIDKEAL, encoded by the coding sequence ATGTTTGAACCGGATATATTTTACATCTTGGGCAACAAGGTGAGGAGAGATTTACTCAGTCACTTAACGTGTACAGAATGTTACTTTAGTCTGCTCAGCAGTAAGGTTAATGTATCATCTACAGCAGTTTCTAAACACCTAAAGATCATGGAACGTGAAGGTGTGTTGAAGTCTTATGAGAAAGAAGAAGGTTTTATTGGGCCCACAAGAAAGTATTATTCTATAGCAGTCTCTAAAACATTTCTTGTAACTGTTACTCCAAACATATTTTGGTATAAGGGGCTTGATTTGGAAACTCCAGAGAGGTTTGAAAGATTTGAAATTAAACTTGATGAACTTGAAAAATCGCCAAAGGACTTGCATACCATGGTAAAAGCATTTGTAGATGCAAATAAAAAACTTGAACAAGTGGTTGAAGCATTAAGAACCATTGAAAGTTATAGGAACACTCTCATGAGAGACCTTAAAGATAAATATTTAAGGGAAGTAGGGGACATGACTCAGCTTGCAATTCTCCATTATCTCTTACTTTATGATACTACCACCGTAGAGGAGCTGAGTGATGTATTAAACCTCAAAGAAAGAGAAGTTAGGGAGAAGGTTGAGGAGCTTTCCAGAGTGATACCGTTAATCATAAAAGAGGATACAATTAAAATTGACAAAGAAGCGTTATAA
- a CDS encoding thioredoxin family protein, which produces MALISDGDKKIIKEEFFSKLVNPVKIIVFLGKENCQYCDQLKQLVHEISELSDLVTYEIHDFDNEKDLAEKYRIDIAPAVVITQEGKDLGVRYFGLPAGHEFGSFLEDIVDVSKGETDLSEETKEVLKGINKDIQIYVFVTPTCPYCPMAVRMAHKFAIENALAGNDKILGDMIEAIEFPRLAEQYNVMAVPKVVIRVNGEDKVSFEGAYPEKMFLEKLLEALE; this is translated from the coding sequence ATGGCACTTATTAGTGATGGAGATAAGAAGATAATTAAAGAGGAGTTCTTTTCAAAACTTGTCAACCCGGTCAAAATAATCGTGTTCCTCGGAAAAGAGAACTGTCAATATTGTGATCAGTTAAAACAACTAGTCCATGAAATAAGCGAGTTAAGTGATCTTGTGACTTATGAAATTCACGACTTCGATAATGAAAAAGACCTAGCTGAAAAATACAGAATAGACATTGCTCCCGCAGTTGTAATAACCCAGGAGGGAAAAGACTTAGGCGTTAGATACTTTGGCCTCCCAGCTGGTCATGAATTTGGATCATTCCTCGAGGATATAGTAGATGTCTCAAAGGGTGAAACAGACCTCTCAGAAGAAACCAAAGAAGTGCTTAAAGGGATCAACAAGGACATACAAATCTACGTTTTTGTTACTCCGACATGCCCATACTGTCCAATGGCAGTCAGAATGGCCCACAAATTTGCAATTGAAAACGCCCTCGCCGGCAATGATAAAATCCTTGGTGATATGATAGAAGCTATTGAATTTCCAAGACTTGCTGAACAATACAACGTTATGGCAGTTCCCAAGGTTGTCATCAGAGTGAATGGTGAAGACAAAGTTTCATTTGAAGGGGCCTATCCCGAGAAAATGTTCCTCGAGAAACTACTTGAAGCTCTCGAGTGA
- a CDS encoding amidohydrolase, producing the protein MKAIVADHIIDASTYRKNLAVLVEDGRIVNIIPTQRLKEFDVEVTYGGKDYLLIPGLINAHTHVAMAKFRGFGDDMPLDRWLNEVIWPNEKEWNEDEIYKWALIGIAEAIANGSTTINDHYFFAWQIAKAAETLGVRAFIGQTMMDLVDMPIADPKLGFKFFKKWKSKNGLVNVVLAPHATDTVSRDLLEELGELAEKENALIHMHVSQSREEVLRVKDREGMLPVEYLKSVNVLDSNFIGVHGVYLSEKEVGIYAKSNATLVHCPISLAKLEGCVAPILDLQKLGGNIALGNDCVVSNNSMDMVLEMKFAAILNKVKNRNPTKPTAKDVFYWATRGGANALNLNAGLIEPGYLADLVLINTKKLHFLPKENMLSHLVYSARGSDVEKVFVNGELIYDNGMFLKTDEIEKILNEQK; encoded by the coding sequence ATGAAGGCAATTGTAGCCGATCATATTATTGATGCTAGTACTTATAGAAAGAATTTGGCAGTTTTGGTAGAAGATGGAAGGATAGTTAATATAATTCCCACCCAGAGGTTAAAAGAATTTGATGTGGAGGTGACTTATGGAGGAAAGGATTATCTTCTCATTCCAGGTCTTATTAATGCACATACTCATGTGGCCATGGCTAAATTTAGAGGTTTTGGGGATGATATGCCCCTTGATAGATGGCTCAATGAGGTAATCTGGCCCAATGAAAAAGAATGGAATGAGGACGAAATTTATAAATGGGCCTTGATAGGTATTGCTGAGGCCATTGCAAATGGTTCTACAACTATAAATGATCACTACTTCTTCGCATGGCAGATAGCAAAAGCTGCTGAAACACTTGGCGTTAGAGCATTTATAGGTCAAACGATGATGGATCTTGTTGATATGCCAATAGCAGACCCAAAACTCGGATTTAAATTTTTCAAAAAATGGAAAAGTAAAAATGGTTTAGTGAACGTGGTACTTGCTCCACATGCAACTGACACGGTTTCAAGAGATTTATTGGAGGAATTAGGGGAGCTGGCGGAAAAGGAAAACGCTTTAATCCATATGCATGTTTCCCAGAGTAGGGAAGAAGTTCTTAGAGTCAAGGATAGAGAAGGAATGCTTCCTGTTGAATATCTTAAAAGTGTGAACGTCTTAGACTCTAATTTTATCGGGGTTCATGGAGTATATCTATCAGAGAAGGAAGTTGGAATCTATGCGAAGAGTAATGCAACTTTGGTTCATTGTCCCATAAGTTTAGCAAAATTAGAAGGGTGTGTCGCTCCAATATTGGACCTCCAGAAACTTGGTGGGAATATAGCTCTTGGAAACGATTGTGTGGTTTCTAATAATTCTATGGACATGGTTCTTGAGATGAAATTTGCTGCGATCTTGAATAAAGTAAAGAACAGGAACCCCACAAAACCCACAGCAAAGGATGTCTTTTATTGGGCAACGAGGGGAGGTGCAAATGCCTTAAACCTAAATGCGGGCTTAATAGAACCTGGTTATCTCGCAGATCTCGTTCTCATAAACACCAAGAAGCTTCACTTTTTGCCGAAGGAGAATATGCTCTCTCATCTCGTATACTCAGCTAGAGGTAGTGATGTTGAAAAGGTATTTGTCAATGGGGAGCTCATATATGATAATGGAATGTTTCTGAAAACTGACGAAATCGAGAAGATACTTAACGAACAGAAATAA
- the asnS gene encoding asparagine--tRNA ligase: MIEKIYCADVKPKMEGERVRLAGWVYRKREVGKKVFIVLRDSSGIIQTIFTKDLSEEAYKIAKQVGIESSVVIEGRVKADPRAPTGVEIQADKIEIIQDVEFFPITKDASDEFLLDVRHLHLHSPKVASVMKVKATLMQAAREWLLQDGWYEVFPPILVTGAVEGGSTLFKLKYFEREAYLSQSAQLYLEAAIFGLEKVWSLTPSFRAEKSRTRRHLTEYWHLELEGAWMDLWDILKVEEELVSYMVQRTMELRKKEIETFRKDLTTLKNTEPPFPRISYDEAIDILQSKGIQIEWGEDMGADEERVLTEEFDRPFFVYGYPKHIKAFYMKEDPEDPRKALAADMLAPEGYGEIIGGSQREDDYNKLVQRILEEGMDPKNYEWYLDLRKYGSVPHSGFGLGLERLVAWILKLDHIRWATLFPRTPSRIYP; the protein is encoded by the coding sequence ATGATTGAAAAAATTTACTGTGCAGATGTAAAACCTAAAATGGAAGGAGAAAGGGTAAGACTTGCCGGATGGGTATATAGAAAGAGAGAAGTTGGTAAAAAAGTATTTATTGTCCTTAGAGATTCAAGTGGAATAATTCAAACCATATTTACAAAAGACTTAAGTGAAGAGGCATATAAGATAGCAAAACAAGTGGGAATAGAATCAAGTGTGGTAATAGAAGGAAGAGTTAAAGCTGATCCAAGGGCCCCTACAGGTGTTGAGATTCAAGCAGATAAAATTGAAATAATCCAAGACGTAGAGTTTTTCCCTATCACAAAGGATGCAAGCGATGAATTCCTGCTAGACGTGAGGCATCTCCATCTCCATTCTCCAAAAGTAGCCAGTGTAATGAAAGTTAAAGCCACTTTAATGCAAGCTGCGAGAGAGTGGCTCCTTCAAGATGGATGGTATGAAGTATTTCCACCAATCCTTGTTACCGGAGCAGTCGAAGGCGGCTCAACACTTTTTAAATTAAAGTATTTTGAGAGAGAGGCGTATCTAAGCCAATCAGCACAGCTTTATCTTGAGGCAGCAATATTTGGACTGGAGAAAGTATGGTCACTTACACCAAGTTTTAGAGCTGAAAAGAGCAGAACAAGGAGACATCTTACTGAATACTGGCATTTAGAGCTTGAAGGCGCATGGATGGATCTTTGGGATATTCTCAAAGTGGAGGAAGAACTTGTAAGCTACATGGTACAGAGAACCATGGAGCTTAGGAAGAAAGAAATAGAGACATTCAGAAAGGATTTGACAACTCTCAAAAACACCGAACCACCATTCCCAAGAATAAGCTACGATGAAGCAATAGATATTCTTCAGAGTAAGGGTATTCAAATTGAATGGGGCGAAGATATGGGTGCAGATGAAGAGAGAGTTTTAACAGAAGAATTTGACAGGCCATTCTTCGTTTATGGTTATCCTAAGCACATAAAGGCATTCTATATGAAAGAAGACCCAGAAGATCCAAGAAAAGCCTTGGCTGCAGACATGCTCGCGCCAGAAGGATATGGTGAAATCATTGGTGGAAGCCAGAGAGAGGACGACTACAACAAACTTGTTCAAAGAATCTTGGAGGAGGGCATGGATCCAAAGAACTACGAGTGGTACCTCGATCTTAGGAAATATGGAAGTGTCCCACACAGTGGTTTTGGTCTCGGACTTGAAAGATTGGTAGCCTGGATTCTCAAGCTTGACCATATTAGATGGGCCACATTATTCCCAAGAACTCCTTCAAGAATTTATCCTTAA